In the Flavobacterium pallidum genome, one interval contains:
- the bioB gene encoding biotin synthase BioB: MSVSRNDWTKDEIIAIYNKPMMDLLFEAATVHRQFHDPNVVQVSTLLSIKTGGCPEDCGYCPQAARYHTEIEGNDLMTVSHVKAQALRAKASGSSRVCMGAAWRNVKDGPEFDQVLEMVRTINKLDMEVCCTLGMLTENQAHRLAEAGLYAYNHNLDTSEEYYKEVISTRGFEDRLQTIENVRKTNVTVCSGGIIGMGESIEDRAGMLVALATLSPQPESVPINALVAVEGTPMEEEKPVEIWEMIRMVATTRIVMPQTQVRLSAGRMNMSREGQAMCFFAGANSIFAGDKLLTTPNPDVNEDMKMFEMLGLIPQKPFVKAAQPETVEADQSKFSALGEKPKWSRPGHTIERNLEASQKSKV, encoded by the coding sequence ATGAGTGTTTCAAGAAACGACTGGACTAAAGACGAAATTATCGCAATCTATAATAAACCGATGATGGACCTGCTCTTTGAAGCGGCAACCGTTCATCGCCAATTCCACGACCCGAATGTAGTACAGGTATCCACGTTATTGTCTATCAAGACCGGCGGCTGCCCAGAAGATTGTGGATACTGCCCGCAAGCGGCACGTTACCATACTGAAATTGAGGGCAATGACCTGATGACCGTCAGCCATGTCAAAGCACAGGCTTTGCGTGCCAAGGCAAGCGGGTCATCGCGTGTGTGCATGGGCGCAGCGTGGCGAAATGTAAAAGACGGCCCTGAGTTTGACCAGGTACTCGAGATGGTGCGTACGATCAACAAGCTCGATATGGAGGTATGCTGCACTCTAGGCATGCTTACGGAGAACCAGGCGCACAGGCTTGCTGAAGCCGGACTTTATGCATACAACCACAACCTTGATACGTCCGAAGAATATTATAAGGAAGTCATTTCAACGCGTGGGTTTGAAGACCGTCTGCAAACCATCGAGAATGTGCGTAAGACCAACGTCACTGTCTGCAGCGGCGGAATCATCGGGATGGGTGAAAGCATTGAAGACCGTGCAGGAATGCTCGTCGCTTTGGCAACATTAAGCCCGCAACCGGAATCCGTGCCGATCAATGCCCTTGTTGCTGTGGAAGGCACGCCAATGGAAGAAGAGAAGCCTGTCGAAATCTGGGAAATGATCCGTATGGTAGCCACTACAAGGATTGTCATGCCGCAAACACAGGTAAGGCTTTCCGCTGGGCGGATGAATATGAGCCGTGAAGGGCAGGCGATGTGCTTTTTTGCCGGAGCAAACTCCATTTTTGCCGGAGACAAATTACTGACCACGCCAAATCCGGATGTCAATGAAGACATGAAGATGTTTGAAATGCTGGGATTGATTCCGCAGAAACCTTTCGTAAAAGCCGCACAGCCTGAAACTGTAGAGGCAGATCAGTCAAAATTCAGTGCTTTAGGCGAAAAGCCAAAATGGTCGCGGCCAGGCCATACGATCGAAAGAAATCTTGAGGCATCACAAAAATCGAAAGTCTGA
- a CDS encoding bifunctional riboflavin kinase/FAD synthetase, whose product MKVFNSIDDFTPGNGTVVTLGTFDGVHTGHRKIIERLMQSAGAGLETLLLTFFPHPRVVLQEGSDIRLLNTMAEKCELLQQTGLDNLVIHPFDKNFSRLTAEEFVRDILVAKFNIRKIIIGHDHRFGRNRTADINDLIGFGETYDFEVEQISSLEINDISISSTKIRNALISGEIALANQYLGYDYFFSGTVVKGRQLGRQLGYPTANLYISDDYKLIPAIGIYVVSSFIDGQKVYGMMSIGTNPTVGGTSQTIEVNYFDFEKDLYDREITVSVLCKIRDEEKFGTIEMLQHKLREDKEFSLSYIGNRKSES is encoded by the coding sequence TTGAAAGTTTTTAATTCCATTGATGATTTCACGCCAGGTAACGGCACCGTAGTGACCCTCGGGACTTTTGACGGCGTGCATACCGGACACCGGAAAATCATAGAGCGGCTCATGCAAAGCGCGGGTGCCGGACTGGAAACACTGTTGTTGACTTTTTTTCCACACCCCCGCGTGGTGCTGCAGGAAGGAAGCGATATCAGGCTTCTGAATACCATGGCAGAAAAATGTGAATTGCTTCAACAGACGGGTTTGGATAATCTTGTGATCCATCCGTTCGATAAAAATTTCTCAAGGCTTACCGCGGAAGAATTCGTAAGGGACATCCTCGTTGCAAAATTCAATATCCGGAAAATCATCATAGGCCATGACCACCGCTTCGGAAGGAACCGCACCGCCGATATCAACGACCTGATCGGTTTTGGTGAAACTTATGATTTTGAGGTGGAACAAATTTCCTCACTCGAAATCAATGACATCTCCATCAGTTCTACCAAAATCAGGAATGCATTGATTTCCGGCGAAATAGCGCTGGCAAACCAATATCTTGGCTATGATTATTTTTTCAGCGGTACCGTTGTTAAGGGCCGCCAGTTGGGCCGTCAGCTCGGTTACCCTACGGCAAACCTCTATATCAGCGACGATTATAAACTGATTCCGGCCATCGGGATTTATGTCGTCAGCAGTTTCATTGACGGGCAAAAGGTGTACGGTATGATGAGTATCGGGACAAATCCTACCGTGGGTGGGACTTCACAAACCATAGAAGTGAATTATTTTGATTTTGAAAAAGACCTGTATGATCGTGAGATTACGGTTTCTGTACTTTGCAAAATCAGGGATGAGGAGAAGTTCGGTACGATTGAAATGCTTCAGCACAAACTCCGTGAAGACAAAGAATTCTCGCTTTCATATATAGGAAACAGAAAATCAGAATCTTAA
- a CDS encoding reprolysin-like metallopeptidase: MKRILLLTLFFNLFFGAYAQQGNLWTKITADKTPVSEKLAKRSIPSEFQAFSLDLNQLKSRLAGAPDRKDNKTKAGVLLPFPNETGELENYRVFESSVMDPALAAKYPDIKSYVGVGVDDATATICFTTTIFGLHTMTLSGNHNNVFIEPYTKDLSKYMVYNRNKVQSPPSFECFMAEKSNEQNRNPNTTQSSTQIYRTYRLALACTIEYATFHVNAAGVSSGTLAQKKAAVLAAMVVTMARVNGVYERDLAIHMNLISNNDVLINITSDTFTNTSGGAMLNQNQSFVDSNIGSSNYDIGHVFSTGGGGVAFRGGVCNSSSKAKGVTGSGGPVGDAFDIDYVAHEMGHQFGGNHTFNSDFTGSGSCETNKNLETAIEPGSGTTIMAYAGICNAGNNVQNNSDAHFSFMSLQEIDAYVASGGNCAANMAMVNTPPVIAPIPNYTIPKSTPFILKGDATDAQGNSLTYCWEENDHWDTNTVAKSAPPIATNTGGPNFRSRTPSASPERYMPVLSSVLANNITPNFEVVPSVARTMNFALTVRDNNIDGGQTARKNMTVTTANVGPFVVTSPNSVVSYASGSNQTVTWDVAGTTANGINCNFVDIYASSNSGSTFPTLLASGVPNDGSEVITIPNTVGTSNRIMVRANDNIFYDVSNTNFAITSAPSTFSIAFAGVAGKQYQTACAGSTIVYPLTYAALSGFSGSTTLSVTGNPPGSTVTFSPNPISAGGSVNMTISDTSGMVNGIYQMVVTATSGATTKTVNLYLVATSISFATIDLNTPANFSTNQATNVVLDWTEDMFDANGYDVQVATDVNFVNLVHSQTVPSSGFTTSLGSNTTYYWHVRPRFSACTGAYSATSQFTTGNLGIEDNASFNFSVYPNPNDGAFNIHSDRFSSDKIQVMVYDMRGRVIFNQHYAGNSSFDESIALPNAQAGVYLLSVTDGEHKGIKRIVVK; this comes from the coding sequence ATGAAAAGAATTCTACTTCTCACTCTTTTTTTCAATTTATTTTTCGGCGCTTATGCCCAACAGGGTAATTTGTGGACAAAAATCACAGCAGACAAGACCCCTGTTTCCGAAAAGTTGGCAAAAAGATCGATCCCAAGCGAGTTCCAGGCTTTTTCCCTTGACCTGAACCAGCTAAAATCAAGGCTGGCCGGCGCTCCTGACCGCAAAGACAACAAAACCAAAGCCGGCGTATTGCTTCCATTCCCAAATGAAACCGGTGAATTGGAAAACTACAGGGTTTTCGAATCCTCAGTAATGGATCCTGCACTGGCTGCAAAATATCCGGACATTAAATCATATGTGGGTGTCGGAGTGGATGATGCCACCGCCACAATTTGTTTTACGACTACCATTTTCGGGCTACACACAATGACCTTGTCAGGAAACCATAACAACGTTTTCATTGAGCCTTACACTAAAGACCTGAGCAAATACATGGTCTACAACAGGAATAAGGTACAGTCACCACCGTCATTTGAATGTTTTATGGCAGAAAAATCAAATGAGCAGAACCGCAACCCGAATACTACACAATCCAGCACACAGATTTACCGCACTTACAGGCTTGCCCTTGCCTGTACGATAGAGTATGCCACTTTTCATGTGAATGCAGCAGGGGTGTCGTCAGGTACGCTGGCTCAGAAAAAAGCCGCTGTACTTGCAGCAATGGTAGTTACAATGGCCCGTGTAAATGGTGTTTATGAACGGGACCTGGCGATCCATATGAACTTGATTTCTAATAATGATGTGCTGATTAACATTACATCAGACACTTTTACAAATACCAGTGGTGGTGCGATGTTGAACCAGAATCAGAGTTTTGTAGATTCAAATATTGGCAGTTCAAATTATGATATCGGGCATGTCTTTTCAACCGGAGGCGGCGGAGTAGCATTTCGTGGAGGTGTATGCAATAGCTCCAGTAAAGCCAAGGGTGTCACAGGCTCCGGAGGTCCGGTAGGCGATGCTTTTGATATTGATTACGTCGCGCATGAAATGGGGCATCAATTTGGCGGCAATCACACTTTTAACAGTGACTTTACCGGAAGCGGGTCTTGTGAAACAAATAAAAACCTTGAAACCGCTATTGAGCCAGGAAGTGGCACCACGATTATGGCATATGCCGGAATTTGTAATGCCGGTAATAATGTGCAAAACAACTCTGATGCGCATTTCAGCTTCATGAGTTTGCAGGAAATCGATGCTTATGTCGCGTCGGGAGGGAATTGCGCTGCAAATATGGCTATGGTCAACACCCCGCCTGTTATTGCCCCAATTCCTAATTATACGATTCCGAAAAGCACTCCTTTTATATTGAAAGGTGATGCTACGGACGCGCAGGGCAATTCGCTGACTTATTGCTGGGAAGAGAATGACCATTGGGATACGAACACGGTAGCAAAATCCGCCCCGCCAATAGCCACAAATACGGGAGGTCCAAACTTCAGGTCGAGGACCCCTTCCGCGTCACCTGAAAGATACATGCCTGTACTTTCAAGCGTACTTGCCAATAATATTACACCGAACTTTGAAGTGGTCCCTTCTGTAGCAAGGACAATGAATTTTGCACTTACTGTGCGCGATAATAACATAGATGGCGGGCAGACCGCACGAAAAAACATGACTGTCACCACTGCTAATGTAGGGCCATTCGTGGTGACTTCGCCAAACAGCGTCGTGTCATATGCTTCAGGTTCGAACCAAACCGTTACCTGGGATGTGGCAGGAACGACAGCCAATGGGATCAACTGTAATTTTGTTGACATCTATGCTTCAAGCAATTCAGGTTCCACATTCCCTACCCTGCTGGCGAGCGGCGTACCAAATGATGGTTCAGAAGTCATCACTATCCCGAATACTGTTGGTACGAGTAACCGTATTATGGTAAGGGCGAATGACAATATTTTTTATGATGTGTCAAATACAAACTTCGCTATTACGAGTGCTCCGTCAACATTTTCAATTGCTTTTGCAGGTGTTGCCGGTAAACAATACCAGACCGCTTGTGCAGGAAGCACTATTGTTTATCCTTTGACATATGCCGCATTATCAGGCTTTAGCGGAAGCACTACCTTAAGCGTTACAGGAAATCCTCCCGGATCAACAGTAACTTTTTCACCCAACCCTATAAGTGCTGGTGGTAGTGTGAACATGACTATTTCTGACACTTCAGGAATGGTGAACGGCATTTACCAAATGGTAGTCACCGCTACATCAGGTGCTACAACAAAAACGGTGAACCTGTATCTGGTAGCGACAAGTATATCTTTTGCTACTATTGACCTGAACACGCCTGCCAATTTCTCTACAAACCAGGCTACAAATGTAGTTTTGGATTGGACTGAAGACATGTTTGATGCCAACGGTTATGATGTCCAGGTGGCAACAGATGTCAATTTCGTAAATCTTGTACACAGCCAGACGGTACCATCAAGCGGATTTACCACCTCACTGGGTTCAAACACCACATATTACTGGCATGTAAGGCCACGTTTCAGCGCCTGTACAGGAGCCTATTCGGCAACTTCACAATTTACGACTGGCAATCTCGGAATTGAGGACAATGCCAGTTTCAATTTCAGCGTATATCCGAATCCGAATGATGGGGCTTTCAATATCCATTCTGACCGATTCTCTTCTGATAAAATCCAGGTTATGGTTTATGACATGCGTGGAAGGGTGATTTTCAATCAACATTACGCTGGAAACAGCAGTTTTGATGAAAGCATAGCGTTGCCTAATGCCCAGGCAGGAGTGTATTTACTTTCCGTAACAGACGGTGAGCACAAAGGCATTAAGAGGATTGTCGTAAAATAA